The genomic interval TACATAATAACACCTAATGTCCCGGGTTTCCTGGTTATTTTTGTTTAAAGATTTGAAGGCCCGGGACCGGCCCGGACATAAAAAAGCCCGGTCCGTTTATCAAATGACAACATATGAACCCGGCAAAAAACCCGGCCCGCCCGGACGGGCTCGGCGGTCCGGtccgggttttttttctttttcgggcTTTTTGCCCAGCCCTAGATAGAACTTGCAATTCAGTTCATAGAATTAATGATTACGCAGATTTGTGTTGCTTTCCAAATTTCTTTTCTATTCTTGTTTTTGGGTGTGAATTTGTAGTTTGAAATATTATTGAATTGAAGCATGGGTCATTTGGAATTCTAGACTTCATGAGATTCAGTTTCGTTTTGGGGGAGAAGAGAAATAAGGTTGTTTTTAGATCAATATTCAGCAGCTTATTGGGGCAAAATTTGAGTTGAGTTTGTGGTTTGATGAATCATTAAACTATACACTAGTTCTCCATATCAATTTGATTCCCTATCATGGTCGGCCATTGGGCAAGACAATCCAAGATTGAGTGGCTAGCAAAGTTGTATAGATCTTCAAGGTGCATCCCAAAGCTGGGTTGCCATTTGATTTTAGAAAGCTGggttgtatttatttatattatattttgttgaatccttttgttttgttgtttgctTCGTGTACAACTTTAAGCTAGTAGTGATTCTCTAATACAAGTTCTACTTCTTGTGGAAAATATATAAGTTACCTAGCATGCTTTTATATTTCACTGCAGCTGAATTACTAAGATATTTGAGTCTTGGTTAATGTCGTCTGGGCAGGCGTGGAAGGCTTAtgaaaattttgcaaatttgcaaCAGACGTTGTATATGTTTCTCTCCATAATAGTTTGCATATACATTTTTCCCCTTAGTATGGCTTATTGATTCAGCATGATCAAGGTCATGAATATTTGTTATGCAGACCCAAGTTTGCAACAGATGTTGTATATGGCCATTTGATTTTAGAAGGCTAAGATAGAGGAGTACACATTTGATGCAATGGGATAAGATAAACAAATAGGTACTATTTTCCCGGGGGTAAGaagtgttattgaatgatggatgaatttgtttctttttttttcctttttaataAGTATGGATCTGGTTGTATAATACCATATATGCATATTGatgttattcttcttctttgggaTTCATTTATTTGAAATTACTTCTAAGAACTCCAACATATATAGATCGATTATTACTTCTTTCATTTAAGATAGATGTATGGAGTTTGTTTTAAGATAGTTGTGGCATTCATGCATTGAAGATTGCTATTTTTAATTCTCTTTCCCATATGATATATGGGAAAGAAGAAAACCACAAACACTGAAACTGAGGgaaaggcaaaaaaaaaaggcctcATGGCCTGATGATTTAGTACAACAATTTTGTGAGATAACTGTTAAGGAAGTGGCCAAGGGAAATAGACCTGGTACACATTTTGATAAAGTGGGATGGGCAAATGTTATCAAAGCGTTTAAGGAGTTAACCGGGAGGGATTATGACAAAACACAATTGAAAAACAAGTGGGATAGCCTTAAAGGTGAGTGGAGATTGTGGACATCTTTAATGCGACATGAAACTGGTATTGGATGAGATCCCATTAAGAAGACTATTGATGCAATGGCTGAGTGGTGGGAAAGTAAATTTACGGTGTGTTTTCTTAACTTATATTtctgaaattatttttatatagTATCAATTATGttgttttataattaattggtGTTCATTACTGTTTTTAGGAGAGTGAAGAATACCGCAAATTTTGTGATGTGGGAATTAGTCCTAAAATGATGGAAATGTATGATAAGTTGTTCAAGGGCAGCACAGCTCTTGGTGATTCAGTCATGATTCCCTCGGCTTTTCTCGATGTTGAAGAGATTGTTGAGGATTCTGAACATGTCATTTCTATCAATGATGAAGAGGAGGATCCCGAGCTTGTCCAAAACAAGTAGGATATGGGAAAAAAGAGAGCAACTATGGACAAGCAAACTGGTACCCGTAAAGACAAGGCAATATTAGGAGAGGGaaagaggaagaaagaaaaggtGGGAGGGGCAACAAAATTAGCTAAGAAAATTGATCGTCTTGTTGATGTAGTTGAGAGTAGGAGTACGGCTACATCAGTCCCTACAAGTGCACAAGGAACTAGCATTCAAGAGGTGATGCGAGTTGTTGCAACCTTACCAGGAGATGAAACTGGTACCAAGTTGTGGTGGTTTGCAACCGAGTTATTTTCCTCTCAAGAGAAATGAGAGATGTTTTCTATCATGACAAATCCTGATCTCAAGCTCTAatttttgattcttaataAAAAAAGGCAGATCCTTCTTTTGTAATGTGAACTTGGCATGTTAGGGTCTCCGTGAGGAATTTATTCCAGCTTTGTTAAGAGTTGGTACTTTGTTAAGGGTTTGATGGCctagtactttttttttcattttttgatgCTActggttttttttaatgtttgcTTGTTAATATATTCCAGATTTATGATATTGGACTTAGCATTATTTCACAAACATTGATAATGATATTGATGTCACTGCTAGTTATTTATACTTATGAGTTATATTACTTGATGGTATTAATATATGCAACAATATATAATGGCAATGCTCTTCCTTAatagttgtttttgtttgattttcttaatGTTTTTGCAGATATGAATAATTCTGGAGATGATGAGGAGATGGACCAAATTATATGTGTAACTGGTAGGCTTATACAAATGTACCTTGAAAAGTATGTAATGAAAACTCCATGCATGACGAGCTCTCACACAGGTCACATTTGGTTGATGGAAGTGTTAAATGACAATGAAACAAGGTGTTATAATGCATTTAGGATGGAAAAGGACTGCTTTTATATGTTACTGAATGATATAGAGAGGAAACTAAAGCCTTCAAGGAACATATGCTCTGCTGAAATTTTAGCTATGTTTCTATATATTTTGGGAGGAGGTGAGACCAATAGGAATACACAAGAACGTTTTCAACGTTCGGGTGAGACGATTAGCAGGTACTTTGATAGAATGCTAGATATTTTATATGATATGGCAAAAGTCCTCATAAAGCCATCCGATTCTGAATTTAGAAGCACCCCGAAAGAAATCGAAAGAGACTCAAGGTACATGCCTCATTTTAAGGTAAGAATAATGTTTTCAATAATGTTTTTCTGTTATATATTAACATTAATCAAATCCTTTTACTTATTGAAAGTGACAACAAACATAGAATAGTAGGATTTTAGAATTGGTGCATAACTTTTAAAGATTGTATATCATATAATTATGCTTATATAAATATTCAATTCTATGTTGAAGGATTGCATTGGTGCAATTGATGGTGTTCATGTTCAAGCTTCAACTTCTCCATGTGATCAAGTGCCGTACATTGGCAGGAAAGGCATCCCCACTCAAAATGTGATGGCGGTATGCGACTTCAACATGCAATTCACATTTGTGTGTACAGGGTGGGAAGACACTGCCCATGATAGTAGAGTCTTCTTATGCTCTACACAACCCTCAAGCGAACTTTCCAAAGCCTCCAAATGGTATTGTTTTAGTATGAATGAAAAATAGTAATCTAATTATATTATAGTTAATGATTCATTATATTCAATTTATTGTAGGAAAATATTATGTAGTTGATGCTGGATATCCCCAAATGAGAGGTTTTTTAGGACCGTATAAAGGTGAACGGTATCACCTTCCACATTTTCGTAGAGGTGATGAACCAACTGGTCACAAGGAAATATTTAATCATGCACATTCTTCACTTAGAAGTGTTATTGAGCGCACTTTTGGGATATGGAAGAAAAAGTGGAGTATTCTACGTGACATGCCAAGCTTTTCTTATGAAAAACAAGTGAAGATAGTTATTGCTACAATGGCTCTTCATAACTACATAAGAATATATGCTCGCCAAGATCCTGATTTTGATGATAGTGAAGATTACTCAAGTGAAGATATTGGTGAAGAGGATAATGACAACAATGAAGATGGAGGAGATGGTTCGGGTAGACGGAAAATGGATATGTTAAGAAACGCAATTACACAAAGCCTAATGGATGCATCTAATTAgcatttagttttttttattagcTGTAATATATTTTGTGTAATAACTTGTTCTAGTTATGTTGGAAAGTCTTTTTGTTGATACCCTATAtcaattctatatatatttctcgTTGAGTTTTAAGTTCTAACTTTTCCGTTAAAGAACTTAATAGCCaagtaattataaaaaagtaatAGTTTTATAACTTATAACATATATGCCCATTATGGTAATTATATCCACTCAAAGTACATTATAGTTAtaatttaccaaacactcaaAAACTGATTTTTGTTCTCGTAGCACTTTAAAAAACAGTTACCAAACACCTCATCTGCTTCCTGTAACAGCAGATTCAAAAACAATTATGTTCACAGCATATTCAAAAGCAATTCTGCTCACAGCACAGCAATCCCAAACTGGGCCttagttgatttggattcagcttccttattcaactcagattctatacagcATCAGTCCccgaaatctattccaataaggAATGTAATCTTGCTCTTTGATagattttccccaaataaccgCTCCACGAGCTTAAAGAATCTAaataataccggagtattattttaggcccaaacattcTGCTATGAGATAAATGAACATAAGCAAACACAGTATCGCATTCAGTTACTCACAGACTATTTTCGTTAACCAGCACCCAGGTCCTTCATCGATCTTTCTTAAAGTTGATCATCTGCTGCAGCTAGAAGAAACCCTAGCTTTATCTATCATTATCTATTAATGTTCGTGTCATTGTATCTATGCTCGGGAGTAAATTAATTGTACCTGCCAAGTTCTGCTTAGTTATATTCCTTTGGAATAGTCGGCCTAGGTGGTGATCGTTTTCTCAAGAAGATTTTTCTTATCACTCTACTAGTGTGGGTTCAAAAATGGAGCTTATATTTGTCGGGGCAATTTCTTGCTTTTGCGTACTGTTGTGTCTCTGTCCTTTGTTTGGCGATCGCGAGATCGAGTGTGGAGtgtacccccccccccccccccgagaAATAAAATCCCAGAATAATTTTTACATTTGTTTTGAACTGTTATCAGAATAATTTCTATATGCATCTGCATGATTAATTATGCAGCTTTAAAATTCTTTCTGTGGTACTCTGTACATGTGCTTTTCTTCAATAATGAACCGACGAGTAAGTGCTGATCGGCAATCACGAAACGGTGAAATATTGTCAAGAAGCGAAACAATGAAGCAAAACGTCAAAAACATGATATCAATCGCATGAATGGTTAATTTGTACCTGTAAATAATTATTTCTTAGTATTGTCATCTAACTAGATCGGTGAGATGATAAGAATTAGATAAACATAGCACTACTGCATGGTTAAACTAACGCTACCCTGATGCCCGGTTTCTAGACTGACCATTCCGCTTTTGTATGCAACGGTGTACCATCATGGAGCATTGGAGAGTTGTCCTCCGCTGCCTTCGGGCCCCATATAAGAAATGTCTTCGAACTggaaatcaaaaaaaaaactctctacttcaccttaatcttatatatatataatattatttttaactaaaaaatatacacgttttattttatttttcagggGCCTACCTAGATTGGGGGCTCTAGGTAGCCGCCTGCTAGGCCTAGCCCCAGAGCCAGCCTTTCTTCATAGGGCTCCAACTTGCCAAGTTCAAGTCTCTTTCTCACATCATTGTTGAAAGTGACTGCCATGACCTTATTCTTGCTCTGAAAAGCCTTGATCACATTTCCCACTAGAATATCAGACATGCTCTTGAGTGCATCGCCAATCTTATTAATTCATTTCTTTCTAGTTGAAGTGGCGGATCCACGATTGGAATGTCACATGGGCTaatttaaacaaataaaaattttcTCAACGGTATTAAATGttgtgatttattgaaaataataaacatacataTGGGGGACTTGCAAACCTTACCCTCAAACACATTAATAAAAACTAACTAAACTTAACTCTACGAGTAGCCAAAGCTTCAAACTCCTTAATCACATAATCATTGTCAACCGCTTCAGCAAATTCTTTTTGAATGTGAAGCACCATGCAATCATCAAGAAAATCATCttctatcttgtttctaagttTGTTTTTAATAATGTTCATGGATGAAAAAGCTCTCTCAGTTGTTGCAGTAGAAACAAGAAGAGTtaacaccaaacaaatcaacaTATAAATCATAAGATAAAATTctaattttcttctttctacAAGTAGCCGACATAGATCAGACAAAGAATCTAAGGTGTTAAATGCTACATCGTGAGTCATATCCTTCTTATAATATGCACACTCCAATTCCAAAGTAAGAAGGTCATCATGCATAAAATTTTGAGGATAAAACTTCTTAGCAAGAAGGAGTACCTTTTGAGTTTCGAAGAGGCTGAACTGATCATGAGGATCCAAAGTTGAAGTGAGCATAAGAAGTTCACAAGATCTGTCATTAAACCTCTTATTTAGCTCACTTAATTGAAAGTCAAGTACCGCATTAAATACCTCTACACGGAAGTGATGCTCATTGGTGATGAAATTCTTCTGTTGACATGGACATCCCGTACCATCAAACCAATGAGCACTCATATCAGGCATAACAATATCATATTTCTCACAAAAAGATGCAATAACCATAACAATATCATATTTCTCATATATTGTAGAATTTCTTTTGTACATTGAACAAACTTCATTGCTTCTCCAATGTCAATGTTTTTTCGTTGTACTGCTTGGCAAAGTACTTATGTGACTTTCATGACTTTATCCatcataatcaaataaaacacAAACTCAAAGGTTCTCATAGCTCTAAGAATACCACTAGCTTCTCCCTGAATAGGTAAGGATGCAGTGTCCATGATATGATAAAGGGTTGTTACTGTTGAACCAAATAATTCAATCAAACTTTTAATAGAGCGAAAATGAGAGCTCCAACGAGTACTAGCCGGTCGTTGCAAAGTACAATTTTAATTAGATCCCGTATCTATTTGAAGAATgagaataaatattaaatagtgGTAAGAATTTAAAGTAAATcaagaatataaaaaaatctaaTACAAGTTTGATTAGGGCCATACAAGTTTGAAGAGTGTTAAGAGCTATCAAATCTTGGATTTCATCCTCTCTAGCAGCTTTTAGTACACCCTTGCGCTTAGCAGATGAATCGACAAAGTTCACAACTAACAACAGAGTAGAAAAGAAGCGGCATAAATCATGAACACCCTTAGCCGCACCATTCAATGCTAGCTGCAACCGGTGAGCAAAACAATGAACGTAATATGCAGATGGACACTCTACTAGAAACATTGCCTGTAAGTCATTCCAAATACCACTCATGTTCCTTGCTCCATCATATCCTTGACCACGCATATTTCTTACTTGAAAATTGAACATACTGAGAACTTTAACTATCTCTAATTTAAGAGTTAATGAGGTTGTGTCAGGGACACTCACTATATTAAAGAACCGTTCTCGAGTAAAGCCTTGACGATCAACAAACCTCAAAACAATAGACATTTGCTCCTTGATAGCTGCATCAACTGCTTCATCAACAAGAATGCAAAATTTTGCATCACCAAGTTCTTCACAAATCATTTGCCTCACTTTATTACCAAGAATGTTCAAAAGCTGCTTTTGAACAAATGGATTTGTGTACTTGGCATTTCCAGGACCATTTTGCAATATCATCATATCCTCTTCACTAGCCATTCTTTCATAAGACTTCTTAACTTTCCTAAAATTTCCACCATTAAGAGAGCTTTCAGATTCATCATGGCCTCTAAATGCTTGTCCTTGGTTTGCTAGAAGTCTCACAGCCACTATTGCAGTCTTTAACCTTAATCGATTATGCTCCACCtcttttgttgaatttttttacaaaaattctCTCAATTTCAGTAGCCACATTTCTCAGTAAGTACCACTTCTCCATGGCTCATTGTGTGGACTGTCTTCAACCCCCATATGTACCTTGAGCACATGTTTATCCTTCCAATTTCTCAACCCATCTATAGTAAACACAGGGTGAGGAGTGTTTTCTTTATCAAATAGAAAACATGGAAAACAATATATCTTGTCTTGATCCACTGAGTACTCAAGCCAAGGACGACCTTTAAACCAATTAAAGTTAAACTTACTATTTTGTGCCCCATGAACTGAAAAAGGATAACGTTTCAGCTTAGGTTGACATGGACCCAATGCAATATAAGCTTTTCGAATGGCTTCACGTCGATTCACCAGATATTTCCATATAGGACACTGTTTGCCCGGATCACGTTCAATAACATTGTCATTACCAAGTGGACTCGTCCCTCAAAGAGCTAGGTAAAGTAGACTCAGAAGATGATTCTTCATTTACTTCAATAGCAATTGAAGTGCTTACATAAGCTTGTGAACATGCTGATGGTTGATCATTCTTTCTACTAAATCATGTATCAATTTCTTTATATCTGGGCCTTTTGACACGATTAATGTGATCATCATTAGACATCCTAAAAAATACAACAATAAACTTCACTACTTTAGTTGTAGATTCTAGTATGTCATACGTTGATCGATTCACATTTAGTTCCAGTATATCTTCTACGTCCATACATTTAAAAGTGATAAATACACTTCACAGACCACCTTTACTTACTCAAATGGACTTTGTTTGATGGCCAGTAATTCAACATCCAACTGCAAATTATAGAAAAATACAAAATGGTAAAGAGGAATATAGGAAGACTCATGATAAAATGTAGTAAAAAGATTTAaagaatatataatgacatgTCGAAGGAGAAGTATGATAGAGAGATAGATTAGTCCAAGTTTTCATGAGGGTAGTACATTAGTACTAAAAAGCACATGTAACTTTTTTTATATCAAACTATAGATTATCCGTTTGGTTATAATAAAGAATATTACTTTGTAACAACATCATGAGACTAAGGATGAATATGTGAGTTAAGAAATTAAAGCATTTTAGTTAAGTTTCAATACAGTAAAGATAAACTATTGTTGCATTTGGAGGAATTTCCTAGACTCCTTTGCTTCCATATGCGAGCTCAAGAGGAACTATAAGCAATCGCTGAGGGGAAAAGAATCGAACTCAAACACTTGATAAACTATTATGATCCAAAAGCATAGTTATAATGATGAATATGAAAatacaaaatgaagaaaagaagGCGCTGTTATTTCAGTTGTTCAAgatatttcattttaataaGAAGAAACCAGACACTTTTAgctaataaatatataaagaaCATCTCAAACAAGTATTACAGCATGATTATTCTTATGCTGAGAGAGAAATTAATACACATTTGTTCTGAAGTTCAGACTATTATTTTGCTTATACATTAATCACTTGTGCTCCATAAATGGGTTGATACTAAATACCAAA from Argentina anserina chromosome 2, drPotAnse1.1, whole genome shotgun sequence carries:
- the LOC126784013 gene encoding uncharacterized protein LOC126784013; protein product: MDKQTGTRKDKAILGEGKRKKEKVGGATKLAKKIDRLVDVVESRSTATSVPTSAQGTSIQEVMRVVATLPGDETDMNNSGDDEEMDQIICVTGRLIQMYLEKMEKDCFYMLLNDIERKLKPSRNICSAEILAMFLYILGGGETNRNTQERFQRSGETISRYFDRMLDILYDMAKVLIKPSDSEFRSTPKEIERDSRYMPHFKDCIGAIDGVHVQASTSPCDQVPYIGRKGIPTQNGGKTLPMIVESSYALHNPQANFPKPPNGKYYVVDAGYPQMRGFLGPYKGERYHLPHFRRGDEPTGHKEIFNHAHSSLRSVIERTFGIWKKKWSILRDMPSFSYEKQVKIVIATMALHNYIRIYARQDPDFDDSEDYSSEDIGEEDNDNNEDGGDGSGRRKMDMLRNAITQSLMDASN